A window of the Plasmodium vivax chromosome 12, whole genome shotgun sequence genome harbors these coding sequences:
- a CDS encoding hypothetical protein, conserved (encoded by transcript PVX_117915A), translating to MMRSTPPQVKFRSITILCRRASTTFCFPLNIFVNELNIDAQFLKLVNRYVKFKLQGNQTDEKDISRLARFHLKNQKDDDEDELVVDEEVGVFPTKCPISQMPFEKPVTQRFSKNRKACVHTFEKAFILRLMQNKDTIECPIAACKKKVYKNSLHPDYEFLHHARYKKFRDNIAEAKEYFVNLRNDESKGFDFVE from the exons ATGATGAGGAGTACACCCCCTCAAGTGAAATTCAGAAGTATCACAATTCTTTGCAGAAGAGCCTCTACAACATTCTGTTTtccattaaatattttcgtaA ACGAGTTAAACATTGATGCGCAGTTTTTGAAGCTCGTGAACAGATACGTGAAGTTTAAATTGCAAG GAAATCAAACGGACGAAAAGGACATATCCAGATTAGCAAGG TTTCACCTAAAAAACCAGAAAGATGACGATGAGGACGAACTGGTCGTGGATGAAGAAGTGGGGGTCTTCCCCACCAAATGCCCCATTTCGCAAATGCCTTTTGAAAAACCAGTGACGCAACG GTTTAGCAAAAATAGGAAGGCCTGCGTGCACACGTTTGAGAAAGCGTTCATACTCCGATTGAT GCAAAATAAAGACACGATCGAATGCCCCATAGCAG CTTGCAAAAAGAAGGTCTACAAAAATAGCCTGCACCCTGACTACGAATTTTTGCATCATGCAAG GTACAAAAAATTCCGAGACAACATTGCGGAGGCGAAGGAATACTTCGTCAATCTGAGGAACGACG AGAGCAAAGGATTCGACTTCGTTGAGTGA
- a CDS encoding hypothetical protein, conserved (encoded by transcript PVX_117910A) — MSCMNYARRLSKNENKGPLGEKEYFEDSEEEKRKIKKLIEKIRTSEHIVVHAGAGISTSSGLQDFRGPTGIWTNEFLSDASHRRKRQLEKRRKGREEGSEVKEEAKPQKGETHDVKTYEVKTHDVKTHDVKTPLPNDCQNAKAKKIRRSLHGKCEHSDDPGQHSSVNRTEDSPSDFVKRERPERLCEGNTVELHAEKADDCPEGHSMDTKITHGQHQGYADFQEKEQLNGHNGGAHVEADRGSIGTNGDNCSVQEKQKSENFDMPPVSSRLGKEERRSHVRVKKENGTEGEASNGDAPEGDAAEGGAPNGDAALTTQSPRPNEHYVIFGNRKKKVIDLHLALPTKTHIMIKELMNRNIIKFLITQNIDSLHYRCGTKFSKISEIHGNIFIERCDFCGRRYLRDFVISTISFQPTGALCFLCSFPPIGVCTDVLLDWNNAYEDFFHLNSIRHSQMADFHFCLGSSFYIVPASYYPSKKKFANEKSFSCLINYQKSSLSKEVDLSLHSNVNNISDVIIKEFSLEPLCVRSALIVVVRCQVIHFDLTFDKLITVSNVIQDDHCVDLPKGENSSDLSFRIVKKDEHDSGEEYPGGQTHLSKGENCLTHDGVKQLKEGKNPSAHLHTHLHTHLHTHLNHSDGDSQNTHSDRSQFKEQLFLIKCSMIKNVSTNEPVGETHKLAVTLIDKTTGIWLVSTNFSCLLEIELWYNSFVLLKLNYDENCPFVELNAWSVNVAYTYGDDIDDVDYVNRGAPNCRNFDLHKNKYVDGPTPQICTSQNGVHVKDKVSGEPNQREVNLSNDHKDRSERDNALHPLPISEILPEHVYVGYNPNNVKPQSAVEQLAILTNASNLSKNSNYAFFELPNALKLLYNLFCLVNKSERAGETEKERQNEEVKRGKEPSGDTIETFVKNLHSPKNVNLYTTDFINSFTQKENMAYQSHYTFRERKKRNLSDFNLCSSSDENKEKKMFVFYNLYMNESSDVYNVSIGRDLIRKHSFGCSLLSSYSPKSASKGNHYISPARKETQEANKSNDSSYVRSTSKIESDPLHEMHHLKMATPQDGENCDECENVEEDSYSKDRASLSQGSEPILSNSPKAQFEMPQTEKATKNYNTAEKEQLSNDSNTNGFKEDPKSDEASASHLQEGENHASATKKKSDDFNNHSSELLFCPIMLINSKHQLGELVSKIPKYIKPQRRYTPYKKLSRDKKNSNTLQKCRSEIWKGKYNEMVCHMEQEHAIDFVLFRELCYFPLWLLNYVNDLFECL, encoded by the coding sequence ATGAGCTGCATGAATTATGCGCGTCGCTTATcgaaaaacgaaaacaaaGGGCCGTTGGGCGAAAAGGAATATTTTGAAGATtctgaggaagaaaaaaggaaaataaaaaaactgatTGAAAAGATAAGAACCAGTGAGCACATCGTCGTTCATGCTGGTGCAGGCATATCCACCAGCTCAGGGCTACAGGATTTTAGGGGCCCCACGGGAATATGGACAAACGAGTTCCTGAGCGATGCGAGTCacaggaggaagaggcaaTTGGAGAAGCGGCGCAAGGGGAGGGAGGAAGGAAGCgaggtgaaggaggaagcgaagccacagaagggggaaaccCATGACGTGAAAACCTATGAAGTGAAAACCCATGATGTGAAAACCCATGATGTGAAGACCCCCCTCCCAAATGATTGCCAAAACGCGAAGGCGAAGAAGATACGAAGAAGCTTACACGGAAAATGCGAGCACTCGGATGACCCCGGCCAGCATAGCTCTGTCAACAGAACGGAGGATTCGCCATCCGATTTtgtcaaaagggagaggccTGAGCGTTTGTGCGAAGGCAACACAGTCGAATTACACGCGGAGAAAGCGGATGATTGTCCAGAGGGCCACTCCATGGACACAAAAATAACGCATGGACAGCATCAAGGTTATGCGGACTTTCAAGAAAAGGAACAGTTAAATGGTCACAACGGGGGAGCACATGTCGAAGCAGACAGAGGGTCGATCGGTACCAATGGGGATAACTGTTCTGTGCaggaaaaacagaaaagtgaaaatttcGACATGCCCCCCGTGAGCAGCAGATTGGGAAAGGAGGAACGAAGAAGCCATGTGcgtgtaaaaaaggaaaacggaACTGAGGGGGAGGCATCTAACGGAGATGCACCTGAGGGGGACGCAGCCGAGGGAGGGGCACCTAACGGAGATGCCGCTTTGACAACGCAGAGCCCCCGCCCAAACGAACACTACGTCATTTTtggaaatagaaaaaaaaaagtcatcgACCTGCACCTAGCGCTGCCAACCAAAACGCACATCATGATAAAGGAGCTGATGAACAGGAACATCATAAAATTTCTAATCACGCAAAATATAGATTCACTACACTATAGGTGCGGCACGAAATTTTCGAAAATTTCAGAAATACATGGGAATATATTCATCGAAAGATGCGATTTTTGTGGTAGGAGATATTTGAGAGATTTCGTTATATCTACGATTAGCTTTCAACCCACGGGGGCACTATGCTTTTTATGTTCCTTCCCCCCGATAGGTGTATGTACAGATGTTTTATTAGACTGGAATAATGCGTACGAAGATTTCTTTCACTTAAACTCCATCAGACATTCTCAGATGGCTGATTTTCACTTCTGCCTGGGGTCCAGCTTTTACATTGTCCCAGCTAGCTATTATccatccaaaaaaaaatttgcaaatgaAAAGTCCTTCAGCTGTTTGATTAATTATCAAAAGTCTTCCCTTTCGAAAGAAGTCGATTTAAGTTTGCATTCCAATGTGAACAACATTTCAGACGTCATCATAAAAGAATTTTCCCTCGAACCGCTCTGCGTTAGAAGCGCATTGATTGTCGTGGTCAGGTGCCAAGTAATTCACTTTGATTTAACTTTCGACAAATTGATTACCGTAAGTAACGTCATCCAAGATGACCACTGTGTTGATCTACCCAAGGGAGAAAATTCCAGCGACTTGTCTTTCCGAATTGTCAAAAAGGATGAGCATGATTCCGGGGAGGAGTACCCCGGGGGGCAAACGCACCTCAGTAAGGGGGAAAATTGCTTAACTCATGATGGGGTGAAGCAGTTAAAGGAGGGTAAAAATCCGTCcgcacatttgcacacacatttgcacacacatttgcacacacatCTGAATCATTCCGATGGTGACTCGCAAAACACGCATAGTGACAGGAGCCAATTTAAGGAACAACTCTTTCTAATCAAATGCTCGATGATTAAAAACGTGAGCACCAACGAACCAGTTGGCGAGACACACAAATTGGCAGTAACCTTGATAGATAAGACCACCGGCATTTGGCTAGTAAGCACAAATTTTTCCTGCCTATTAGAAATCGAATTATGGTACAACTCCTTCGTTTTgctaaaattaaattatgatGAAAACTGCCCCTTCGTGGAGCTAAATGCATGGAGTGTGAACGTGGCTTACACGTATGGTGACGACATTGATGATGTGGACTACGTCAACAGGGGTGCTCCAAACTGTAGAAATTTCgatttgcacaaaaataaGTACGTGGATGGCCCCACTCCGCAGATTTGCACCTCCCAAAATGGTGTTCACGTGAAGGACAAAGTGAGTGGCGAGCCTAACCAGAGGGAGGTCAACCTTTCAAACGATCACAAGGACCGTAGCGAACGTGATAACGCACTGCATCCGTTACCCATTTCGGAAATATTGCCCGAACATGTATACGTGGGTTACAATCCAAACAATGTCAAACCGCAGTCTGCAGTTgagcagctagccattttgacCAACGCGAGCAACCTCTCCAAGAATAGCAACTACGCGTTTTTTGAACTTCCCAACGCGCTCAAACTGCTATACAATTTGTTCTGCCTCGTAAACAAGTCGGAAAGGGCAGGCGaaacagaaaaagaaaggcaaaatgaagaagtaaaaagggggaaagaaccCAGTGGAGACACAATAGAAACGTTCGTGAAAAACCTCCACTCGCCAAAAAATGTCAATTTATACACGACCGATTTTATTAACTCCTTTACGCAGAAGGAGAACATGGCGTACCAGAGCCACTACACCTtcagggaaaggaaaaaaagaaacttgAGCGACTTCAATTTGTGCTCCTCCTCTGATGaaaacaaggaaaaaaaaatgttcgttttttataaCCTCTACATGAACGAAAGCAGTGATGTGTATAATGTCTCAATTGGGAGGGACCTAATCCGGAAACACTCTTTTGGTTGTTCGCTACTTAGTAGTTACTCCCCAAAGAGTGCCTCAAAAGGGAATCATTACATTTCCCCGGCAAGGAAAGAAACGCAAGAAGCGAACAAATCGAATGACAGCAGTTATGTAAGAAGCACCAGCAAAATTGAAAGTGACCCATTACACGAAATGCACcacttaaaaatggcaaccCCACAGGATGGGGAAAATTGTGATGAATGCGAAAACGTGGAGGAGGACAGCTATAGCAAAGACAGAGCCTCACTCAGTCAAGGGAGTGAACCCATCCTGAGCAACAGCCCGAAAGCACAGTTCGAAATGCCTCAGACGGAAAAGGCTACGAAGAATTATAACACTGCCGAGAAGGAACAATTAAGTAACGACTCCAATACAAATGGTTTTAAAGAGGACCCCAAATCGGATGAAGCCAGCGCTAGTCACCtacaggagggggaaaatcacGCAAgcgccacaaaaaaaaagtcagaTGATTTTAACAACCATTCTTCGGAACTTTTATTCTGCCCAATTATGCTCATAAATAGCAAACACCAACTTGGCGAATTGGTGTCCAAAATACCCAAGTATATTAAACCCCAGAGGAGGTACACTCCTTATAAGAAGCTCAGTAGGGATAAAAAGAACTCCAATACTCTTCAGAAATGTAGAAGTGAAATTTGGAAGGGGAAATACAACGAGATGGTTTGCCATATGGAGCAAGAGCACGCTATCGATTTTGTTCTCTTCCGGGAGCTCTGCTACTTCCCCCTGTGGCTTTTGAATTATGTAAACGACTTGTTTGAGTGCCTTTGA